The Gossypium hirsutum isolate 1008001.06 chromosome A13, Gossypium_hirsutum_v2.1, whole genome shotgun sequence nucleotide sequence tgatattaaatgagatgtaagttcatgtgtaaatgtggtaacataattttcattttaagtaatttaatgatatttacttgatatgatgattattatcatgaaatattatgctttgtggttattattgagtaatatgaaaattatgtgagctacttgataaatatgcaATGCTACCAAGTATTGGTTCCAACATTCCGTGGAAGAGgaaaaagatgtgtgatcgaggaaaatcctgtttgaaccttgggaatagattaggatacaagtgacatgttactaggatatttgagttttgagctcgttgagttgagtccgagttcgtgagatgtaactaggcatccaaactcattgagttgagtccgagttcacttatgggtgggttacatgtagcttggctacacatatattccgtaggctattgagtttgtctagttgTGGGCATGGCACTTATGTTCATGCATTCCATGTATCTgattatattccgagtgttcaacgggtaatttggcAAAGTATTCGTTGGTGATCCCAATGAGAtaagccattggtgagtatgtctTTGAGTAATGTTACAAgttgtataggtatgtacactaaacttatgtgtgatgccttgacatgtgatgatctatgatgtatatagtatttggtgaatattatgaaaatgacatgatttggaataaatccttgatacttgatgaccttgtgattatggatttatgcttatgaagcataattatgtgttcttaccattatgaatgaaatgatattgtatggatttggtgaataatagtaatgaatgagtaaatttagcctcggcagttttgggttactgcagtggtgcaactttggaaattcaccataaattgtagaaattgaattaggggctgaataaaatatgaggttaaatcccaatgagtctagtttcaaatagaagaaatggtatatgaaatcaaaattttagaTTATGAGATagttaaattgttgtgagacagagtctgaatgacttcgtgatcccctgtttcaattttagaaaatcattaaaaattttataaaaataattatgggttttaatttatattattaaaatccttaattagtctattATCTATAAAGACAAATGAGAGAATTATCAAAATTCTGtactatgagaaaaataatttttagtgaagagaggtcagaactgttggacagcaaaatagggaaaactttaatgaataaactgtactaattggctaaataaaaaattctagaaattttatgggagaaaggtatatgagtctatttacaagaaaaattaacaaaacttaatttgaagtctcgtagctcaagatataaatgaattagtaactataactcggtaaaacagcttaacctgaacaagagtaaaaggtacaattatgatgttttaccttaaaaaaaacatgtgggtaattgcttattaactttgtatggacttactaagcgtaaagcttaccactcctctctacttcttcagttttggcaggtcggctcggggttggagatcgttggaggcaaaatcacactatcaagctatcatttttgggagaattaattcaaatattagaaatatcaagtgagtggcatgtataggaagttggtttgtgatatgtattattattatgactttgaccatacgtatcggtctgcattgagttatcgtatatgatcatcagatgtggtccttatccattatggtttgtaagtttaattaatcatgccatgtcctatgttttgatgtaatgatatagttagctttatTTGTTATTGAATGATTATGGAtatgtaagtgctcatttatgccatgttatatgtatttaaatatgagtctatgcatgtgttcgaaaagttttgaattaaatgaaattttatggatcggttttcgtctatgtgtatggttaagtctggtaatgcctcgtaccctgttctggccttggatacgggtaaggcgTGTTACAATAGCTAAATAGTTTAATGGACATATATTATGTCATTATATTATgtaaagttaaataaataaaaaaacataataatattgaATCTCTGATTTAGAttgtatattaatgtaattaaaaatttcaaattgtaaTATGTTTTGCAAACCTGTAAGATATGTATTATGATCCGCAATGTCTCAAAACCCTTATCCggcgacggatataggttaggggtgttacaccgaaCCTTGGAAAGCTTCAAACCCTTTCTTTCTATTCTATTTTTGGTTGCTTAAAAGATGAATGAAAATGAATTTTGGCTTTGttctattaaattataacttaattactaatttaccataataacctttgttataaacatataaaaacatataatggaTCGCCATAATTGTCCACTTACACTAATCAtggactaataacattataaggacctttgatttattaaatcatagcaattaaacacctttaagaagtagaatgcaacttttgcattttacgcgatttaatcctttttatcaaattaaccaaccaattgataaaattagctcacgaaattttcacacatatcaaataacatgctataaatacaagaaataatattaaaataattttctgacatcagatttgtggttccaaactcactgttctgatttagttaaaatcgagctgttacaaagGGATTAGATATGCTCAAATCAATCTGATCTGATTCTCCAAATATGTTTCCCTAAATGATACAATCTTAATTGATGGTTTAGATACAATCTACAATATAAACAcaacccaaaaatttaatttggtaaattgtCAATCACCTAAATATGAAAATTGTTCAATCTGTCACAAGAAAATTCACAGGAGTGATGTGTTGGTGCTCGAGTTTGGAACTCGACATTACTAATCCTTGTGTTTGGATACATGAAATGTTATTAGGATTATTCttatctttgaaagagaaaggTGTTTTGTGGCTTGTTgttgaatgtttgatgaaatcTGCAAATCATTTCAGTATGTATTGAATTTTTGCTTAACGGATCAATGGAATCATGTATCTTCAAGATTTTCAAATTTCCTAGAATGTTATTTCTCTTTAAGCAATTGAGATCAAGATCCAGTTGATGTGTTGTAATGACGAAGAATTGCTCATGACTCTAGTACGAGAAATTAAAGAGCGAAGTGTTAAGCATAGCCTGAGTAAAATTTCTTTAGCAATGATTATGTGATAGTGGAGTTTTTGTGAAAACCaaaccactcttctggtaagattttcgaggacgaaaattcctaaagggggagaattgtaacatcacgaattagggcctagtcaaaacagtggtttcgggaccacaaatccgacaaaagaaaattatttttattatatttttatggtctataatttcacggaatgatttcgtgaaaatttcgttcaaaaattttgacgtttgggcattcaatttagtcaaaaggattaaattgtaaaaagtacaaaagttgagttctacatgttagaagtgtctaattgttatgaaattttaaattggaggtccttaaatggtaattagaccattggataatttgttggacaaaaatggacatggaaaggtaaaattttaaagatagtaaaaaagggcattttggtagaTTGGTAATTACATGgactaaaagaaaaaataaaagccaaaaacccttgtCCATCTTCTTGTTTGGCTGAATGTAGCAAGGAGGAAGCCAGGTtatggttttcaagcttccaagctccatagtaagtgcatcctagccccgtttttaatgttctttacatttttaaagtcccggtaacatgatctactcatttctaccattattttgagctagggtttatgtttaaaaatttaaccataagtgacatgcttgtattttgatgtctaatggtagaaaatgagtgttgggcattagataaacgacttttactaagcgattttcgacgaaaggaccgttttgtaaaaattgtaaaaatggtataaaaggttgttatgatgagaattgtagttttctatagttatgaaaatggttcagctaggcctatagaatgggaaaattgaataaaaatcactttacaagcctaagggcaaaagtgtgATTTTGACAAAgattaagggcaaaaatgtaattttgccaaaaaatgaatttgggtcaatttgaataatgtgagtcctaaataggCTATATTTAAAATGATAGATCAAAGAAatcaagattcgggcttaaatcgggaaaatacaagttttagactaaaatgttaattttgtcctttccgtattcgaggtaagttcgcgtgatttaataagcatattattcatgttattattgttagtgatttaataagcatattattcatgttattattgttatatatgaaatatatattgctataattgtattgaatttgacgTTAATGGACTTTTGATGgaaattgacattttaaatgaaatgaataagtttgtatgaaaactaggtgatgttattttttttttgtatggaaaaatgcccaaataaacatgaaaatgtgttgaattgaatgtacattgcatgatcatctatgcatattgatatacttgatgaaaagagaaaattctcAGTTGAATGAAAAGGGATATCCGATGGATAAATCATTGTTTACATGACAtaagatcctacatgtgttgcagaaaaggatttagcctagacaggtaatccgttgatctcaatataaaaaggatctagctcagacgggtgttccttaagtgatcgagcctctcgaagaatatgggtgcattaaggatttagcccggacgggtaatccgattaaggactgaatttagcctggactggtgatTCAGATTTGAGCTTACGAGAGTGTgtgtcattgtaagggatttagcctggactggtaatcctgacaacaTTCTGTGAGTTATGATACGTGGGATTtaccctggactggtaatccgtcGTAATGAGTGAGGTTCACCggagtgcgtacttgaaatgatcacttgctTGACTTGACGATAAATGTGATATCCATTGAGATTTCGAGGAATTCAATGggaattaatatgagaaatggaatgaaaatacttgaaatgataaactcaTCTATGCTTAGCTGATGCTAGTATAATGTATATGATTGTCATGTTTggatgagtggttgtgctaagagatagcacatgtatgtactcgaaacccatgagcatgtgtttgccatgtgaaatgaaatggacttgtgataagagtgcaaatgaattactgatatttatgagaataatttctatgacaaatttgtgatggttatcaTTATGTTGCACTAAAGCAGATTAGTACAATAGCAGCGGTCCGGCTTTGAAAGTCcttcaaaaatagtggaaattgagttagaggttgagtaaaaaataaaattaaagcttattgagtctagtttcagataaaggaaacagtgtaagcaaaagaatctcatatgatgagatattcgaatttttgtgaaacaataTCAGAGTGATCTTGGACTCCtctgtcttaactttggaaaatcattaaaaattgtaaaaaatttattatgggttataatttatatgcttaaaatccttaatgagtctataatatcatcatttcaattgCTTGCCTAATTTTACTTTCCATgtattctaattaaaatataacaattaataataaatagatttgaattatagtaatacaaaaatgtttatggctattgaaattgaatgtgaacaaattggaaattaaaagtgatttgaattaagtaattgatttatgaattatgtgaatatttgaaagTATATTGATTGGAAACTAAAAGTGATTTAAATTGaaccaaattgaattgaatgttactAAATGAAACTGATAAATTGAGTGACATTGAAAAATATTGACTGATATTGAGCTTGGATTATACGGGTTACTGAATGAAATGTAATAGTTgaatattatttactaaaattgaaTAGTGAACAAAAGTGTAAGTGAGACATATGAATagaaaatattattgttttaaatgatttgtgaatttattttgaaaagctAATCGGGTTAATAGATGATAAAGATTGAATGAGTTATAAAGAATTTATCCATAAAATgaataattgaatatttattatcattatatgattttaagtgtatgttatgttaataagtattcagattatagaaataccactgagttcatactcaacGTACAGTTTGTTCTGTGCGCAGGATAAGTGAACGTCAGATCGTTGgatcagcatcccaggccgatcccaAACTGTAAGTGGAGATTTatgttaattattggtaatggcatgtacctaggatattTTATGTGTGTGCATTTTGAATTGTCAATGTATTGATGAAATATTTAGAATTAGGTttggtaatggtatataataggaTTTGGCTTAATTGgtataaatttgaattatttgataatTTGTTAAATTTGTGATAAgtgtaaataattattttaattaataacctTAAATGAattgtactgactggtaatgccCCGTAATCCTAAGGGAAATAGATGGAAGCATCACCccagtctcgtactatgagataattaattcatagtgaagaggggtcgaaaTTGTCAAACAgcgaaacaggggtaactttaaggaataaactgtacttattggctagaccaaaaattctaaaatttttatggtaagaagatatgtaagtctagtttcagaaaaaattaacgTTTCTCAAATAGTTCCTTAGCTCCGGATACGAATAATTTAGTAACCGTGACTCAGGAAAGTAGCTtgactggactttgaataaatagaaagaatttaaaaatagcaCGTTATCACACTGCTTATTAATTTtcatgcgaacttactaagcgtaaagcttagtccctccttttcatttctttagtgttgttggttagctcggggttggagatcgtcggaggcagcatcacactatcaagtcatcaTTTTGGAAGTGtcgacttatatatatatatgttaagcttttacaagtgagtggcatgtataaagacTTAGTTATTATGTTAGATATTATCACGagtggccaaatgtattggctcatgttgattcattatatatagccatgggatgtggcttataatgtttTGGCTTATAAGCCTAATTATCCTTACTATTTGTTAATGCCTTATAATGtgattataattgtttattaTGAATGAATAGTATAACATATGTGCATGAgaatgccttaggaccattcGTGGTGGTCATCGGTAAGGAATAAACGTGTAAATTGGCATTAAGTTGACAATGATTGAGCACGGACATTTGTTGAACAAGTAGAGATTAATTATTAGGTAATATGTTAAGGTGGATTGTTAAAAACgtgcatgtgattgaatgcttttaatttaaatgaattttatgGTCCGGATTTATGAAATAGGATACGTtcaagtccggtaacgcctcaaaCTCTGTCCCGacatcagatacgggtaaggggtgttacaaatgaacatatagattcaacaatggcaactctcaaaatctttaacagtttcgaacttaaaggtacaggctagctagcTTGAGctgcaacaattacaaaaacatagaaattatcaaaaactgagctaaatcgtaccttaatcaagctaggagTGTGCCGAACCTTAGAAAGCTTcaaaccttttctttcttttctattttcgatTGCTAAAAAGATGAATGAAAatgaattttggctttgttttattaaattataacttaattactaatttaccataataacctttgttataaacatataaaaacatataatggatggccataattgtccacttaCATAATCAtggactaataacattataaggacatttgatttattaaatcacagcaattaaacacctttaacaagtagaatgtaacttttgcattttacgcgatttaatttttttatcaaattaaccaactaattgataaaattagctcatgaaattttcacacatcaaataacatgctataaatacaaaaaaataatattaaaataatttttcaaaatcagaTTGGTGGTTCTAAAATCactgttccaatttagctaaaaccgagctgttacaaAGGGATTAGATATGCTCAAATCAATCTGATCTGATTCTCCAAATATGTTTCCCTAAATGATACAATCTTAATTGATGGTCTAGATACAATCTACAATATCAACAcaacccaaaaatttaatttggtaaattgtCAATCACCTAAATATGAAAATTGTTTAGTCTGTGAGAGTGCTTCAAGAAGTGGGCACTTCTTTAAGCACATCTCAGTCATTCCATATTTTTTAACAACACAACCCTATAAAAAGGTATCTCATAAAAAGATGCATCCTTATGAAAGGGTATCTTATGGAAAGATACATTTATTTAGTATCTATAGAAAGAATTATTCTATTAATCATTTTTACTATTGTGATTGGAATGTTAAGGATTTTGTTGTATTTTGAAGGCATTTAAGAAAATACTTTGCACGACTCAAAGCCATCAAATTTTACtaaccttattttatttttttattttaatgttttttatttatttttctaacaaTCTTAAAGCTTTTATATGATTTCATATGAAATTTCAATCTAAGATTGTAATGACGAACAAGAGAAGAATAATAGGCTGTAATGGCCTTCAATTACTATTACAAGTAAGTCAACTAATTATTTTCAGTTTATTGTTGGAatcttatttcatattattaagaACACAACTTTATTAATTAATACATTCTAAAAGTTGCATTAAAATGgataaatttcctttttaatgGAAAATTCTATGGTAGTTTAAATGAAATTTCTTTGTGAATGCCCTTTGGGATTTGTTAATTGTGTGCGTTTGATTTTGGCTTTTGGATTTGCTGTCACTATAGATAGGTAAGTATATATTGACTAATAACTACTATTACTAAAAGATTATACAGAGATAAATCTATAGCAATGACTTCATTTGTGAGGGTATCCCATTTAATCATTGGTATAGGTTTTTCTGGTCTATAcagattttttttatgattttagtgacgattatataatttttttaagggcTATTTGATTTTACTTTTACATGTTGTTCTAATGACTATGTGCTCTcgtattttttttagtaaaacttATAATATGATTATTCATTGTTTAATGGAattgtttttactttttcttttctataaAAGTAATCTTTCAAAATTATTAGATCTTAAAcggttaatgtatatatattctttggacattttaaaattataaatgcaTTATCATCAAGcatttgccaaaaaaaaaaaacaagaaggtAGCATACGAATGCCTGTTGAACAAATGGTTTTGGTTTCTAAAGTCTTTTGTTTGTATACACTAATATTACTCTACTGAGCGCTTTAATATTTCAGATTTTTGCAAAGTTTGGAATGCAAGACTTGTAATCATGGTTTGGATTTGTTAGTTGTTTGCATTTCCATGTTTTAACTATTTAAAAGAATTTCTTCGGGCAAAAGACAGTCATGAGATAATAGAGATATTgccataaattttatttaattagtcatGCATTACTTTACTGTAAATAATACATGAACTTAGGCTTTTCCAGCAATACcatcccttatttatttattgcCCTTTTCACTTGAATGCAGACCAGCAAAGTATCCCTGAGGGTTGCTCTCGAATGCGCCCCTCGATATAGTGGCCGCACCTCCACTCCCCGGAGCTACCATCGTTCCAGAAGCCCCCCCTCCGCCTTTGGATGTGCTTCCTCCTCCAACATTTCCAGAGCCACCACCGTTGCCTCCGCCACCACCTTTACTGCCACCGCCACTTCCACCTTTGCCACCACCCATTTGAATGCACAAGTTATAACAATGAATGAAATCTCAAAAACTGCAATATGATGAGCCAAGAAAGTGTGAATCGTTTCAATATTTATACCAGTAGTAGTGGAGTAGTCAAACTCCAATTTAATTCACCTTAGTTATTATCTTCTTGTATTAATTAAGCATGCTGTTTGCATAGATTAATGTAGCATCATTTATTGATAATTTGGTGATTTTGGCCAACTTTGGAACTACAATTTACTATTATCATGAAAAATAAATACATTCATCAgcattgaatttatttgatattttccattcaattaaataggattttatcaattttaaaattacactACTAAtcagtaatttttattttaaacaattcAATCCACCAAGTTTTAGCATTACGATTGATGATATTAGTATGTAAGCAGAGCATTGATCCTCAAGTTCATCTCCTTagcattcaaatttttttttttaatttcttcaatGGTTTACTGTATGCATTCATATATTCATGCTTTAATGCACAGTCTGATTAATCtctatttaaatataaatattataattttggaTTAACctctatttaaatttaaatattataatttttagtgtAAATTATTCCATAATGTTTGCTAGtctgatttattatttgttatgattattattttaattactggGATATAGtactaaacaaaaacaaaaaagaaggaaaaagaaaattcacAAAATgctatctatatatatgtatacagttatatatatacaaatattacATACTGGCCTGGAGTGAGCCGACAGAAACCGAATCAACTCGGGGTGTTATCGATTACGACGGTGGCATTCCGATGATTGGAAAGTGAGACTTTATCagataatttgattttagattaattattcaaaaataatattattttaatagatttaatattaaattaaattaaatacttatcttaatagtattttattaaattaatattaaagtgattatcttaatatttatgtttatcttgtagataaatattctattaatttaaaaagatttaatatttattaagataaatattagattaaatttaatattaaagtgatgaagtttaatcatagttgaacccCCTAAACTCTCcatatataaagagagtcttgggtcattatttttcacacacttaAATTctagagaaagttgtagagacaAAATTCCCTAAAAAATTACTTCAGAAAATTTCTATAGATATTTTCTAgagatagtattgaatttaaaatattgaattaattatcattatagtttaaggtttatggtttaagatatatagtttagggtttaaggtttatgagttaactatggtttaagatatatgatttagggtttcaggtttaggagttaactagtatttgaaggtttatgatgaattatgagtttagggattatgatttagggtttaggggttaggttGGAGTTTAAGGTGTAAGGGTTTGGGGTTAAGGGTTCAGGGTTTGGTATTTATGGGATAGGGGTTAAGAGGTTCAgggtttaaattaaatattaaacgatttcttatataattgtaaaagagataatattaatttgaatatattaaacttgtgattatagtttaaattatttaagagataatagataaactttatatatattaaatggtttaagatttaatctaaattttttttgatatattaaaaataattaaattcaaattaattcctctacacttaatttatttaagtgaaatttaaacttaaaattcattccttatattttaatttgattagttttagtccctgtatttttcaaatcgatcaattttatcttttgtacttttcaaaatttaaaattttagtcatgatCACTCAAATGATAGcaattatatatgtttggttaaattctgctattagtcttgGTATTGTGCGTAAAGTTGTATGTTGAGTTCATGTtatccaattagatcattcttggttcttatacttttcaaattttgaaattttaattttgacacaAATGACAACTGTTAAATCCGTAACTGGctttttgtgagtaatatgtttgttacattagattttagaaatagcaaaacttaatgaatttaatagctaccatttaattaatactacaatttcaaaatttcaaaattacaatgactaaaaataacaaaattaaagtaaaatgactaaattcacaacttacatataattcaatgactaatagaaaaataataataattaaaaatatttaacttgtttatatttaaaaaattaataaatatcaaatgaaaataacatgtatatatttataaaaaaaattaaaacaatatcattaggtttaagtaaatttatgttaagtatttataaatatgatgtgttttaagtaaaatttaattagagatttaaaaaaaaaacgccgcaaaaaacaaaataatttaatgtaAACGGTATCGTTTTAATTGGAGATTTAGGGaattaaaaaacgccgcaaaaaaacaTAATTCTTTTAACTTCGTTTTCCTTTCTGaagtattttctttttctcatgcCCGACACTGCTAAAACCCCTAATTTTCTCCCCTAAAATCAGTATCCAAAAAACACCCCCAATCTCACCCCTCTGTTGCCTTTTTCAATAAAGAAACTCTCTAACAGCAACGTCTCCAAGCTCTTATCAAAGGTGCCCACGATTACTCTGGCTCCGTTGTACTTGAATGGGGCAATAGGTATTACACGGGTGAGGAAGATAAAGGGAAAAGGAAGTTGAAAACTTTGTCTGCAGTTGCGGAGTAATTCCTTGTGGGAAGAAGGAACTTCTTGCAGAACTTCATCCAGTATTCTATGCACAGTAAGTTaggttttatgttttatgttttagaatttttttatttttttaaagttttttctaTGTATTTTGAGGATTCTTGGAGGATTATATCCTCATGCTCATG carries:
- the LOC121212721 gene encoding glycine-rich protein 23, translating into MGGGKGGSGGGSKGGGGGNGGGSGNVGGGSTSKGGGGASGTMVAPGSGGAATISRGAFESNPQGYFAGLHSSEKGNK